One region of Synechococcus sp. MU1617 genomic DNA includes:
- the glpK gene encoding glycerol kinase GlpK: MAEQPLLLALDQGTSSSRAALFSSSGDLVISASAPLPISYPADGWVEQDPMAIWTSQRQALVQLDSQLSDGQRKAVVSCGITNQRETTVLWRRSSGLPCGPALVWQDGRTAAICEAWKQQGLEQEWRRRTGLLLDPYFSASKIRWMLDHYDDAQSAAASDDLCFGTVESWLLWQLTGGQRHGSDMSNASRTLLMDLEQQRWVDDFRTPTGLPANALPELLPCRGEFGHIGSDLPFAGLPIQAMLGDQQAATLGQLCLQPGEGKCTYGTGAFLVINTGDVIRRSDAGLLSTLGWTDAAGTPSFCLEGSLFNAGTVIQWLRDGLQIIDQAPQVNDLARSVPDSGGVMLVPAFTGWGTPHWDPQARGVLVGLTRDSGRGHIARAALEGIALSVATLVELAEQALGTSLGELAVDGGAAASDPLLQAQADCTGLTVRRPASLESTARGVALFAGLQAGVISNLEHLATARSDGAERFQPQMDESQRSRWRARWQDAVTRSLGWHG; encoded by the coding sequence ATGGCTGAACAGCCTCTTCTTCTGGCCCTCGATCAGGGCACCAGCAGCTCCAGGGCAGCGCTGTTCAGTAGCTCGGGGGATCTCGTGATCAGCGCCAGTGCACCGCTGCCGATTTCCTACCCCGCGGATGGATGGGTGGAACAGGACCCGATGGCGATTTGGACCAGCCAGCGGCAGGCCCTGGTGCAGCTCGATTCGCAGCTCAGCGATGGGCAGCGCAAGGCGGTGGTGAGCTGCGGCATCACCAACCAACGGGAGACCACCGTGCTCTGGCGACGCAGCAGCGGCCTCCCCTGCGGACCAGCCCTCGTCTGGCAGGACGGCCGCACCGCCGCCATCTGCGAGGCCTGGAAGCAGCAGGGTCTTGAGCAGGAGTGGCGCCGACGCACGGGCTTGCTGCTCGACCCCTATTTCAGTGCCAGCAAGATCCGCTGGATGCTCGATCACTACGACGACGCCCAATCCGCCGCGGCCAGCGATGACCTCTGTTTCGGAACGGTGGAGAGCTGGCTGCTCTGGCAGCTCACGGGTGGCCAGCGCCACGGCAGCGACATGAGCAATGCCAGCCGAACGCTGTTGATGGATCTGGAGCAGCAGCGCTGGGTGGATGACTTCCGAACCCCGACAGGGCTACCCGCCAACGCTCTGCCGGAGCTACTGCCCTGCCGCGGGGAGTTCGGGCACATTGGATCGGATCTGCCTTTTGCAGGCCTACCGATCCAGGCGATGCTTGGCGACCAACAGGCCGCCACCCTTGGCCAGCTGTGCCTGCAACCCGGGGAAGGAAAGTGCACCTACGGGACGGGGGCCTTTCTGGTGATCAACACCGGCGACGTCATCCGCCGCTCGGATGCGGGGCTGCTCAGCACCCTCGGCTGGACCGATGCCGCCGGAACACCCAGCTTCTGCCTTGAGGGAAGTCTGTTCAACGCCGGCACCGTGATCCAGTGGCTGCGGGATGGGCTGCAGATCATTGATCAAGCCCCTCAGGTCAACGACCTGGCGCGTTCTGTGCCGGATTCGGGAGGTGTGATGCTCGTGCCCGCCTTCACCGGCTGGGGGACACCGCACTGGGATCCCCAGGCTCGCGGTGTTCTGGTGGGCCTCACCCGTGACAGTGGGCGCGGTCACATCGCCCGTGCGGCTCTGGAAGGAATCGCCCTGTCGGTGGCGACGTTGGTGGAGCTTGCCGAGCAGGCCCTCGGCACGAGCCTGGGAGAACTCGCCGTGGATGGTGGCGCCGCTGCCTCCGATCCCCTCTTGCAGGCACAGGCGGATTGCACAGGTCTGACGGTCCGGCGGCCCGCCAGCCTCGAGAGCACCGCCCGGGGCGTAGCACTGTTCGCAGGCCTTCAAGCGGGGGTGATCAGCAACCTGGAACATCTCGCGACCGCGCGGAGTGACGGCGCGGAACGATTTCAGCCACAGATGGACGAATCCCAGCGCAGCCGCTGGCGCGCACGCTGGCAGGACGCCGTGACCAGAAGCCTGGGGTGGCATGGCTGA